The Streptomyces uncialis genomic interval CAGACGCTTCACGGCGCCCCCGAGAGTCCGCTGGAGACGCGAGTGGAGGGAGTCGGCCATCGGTTCGTCGTACGAGAGGAAGACGGCGTCGAACCCGGTCACGAGATCGCCTCCAGGTAGCGGGCTGCGACCAGCTCGGGGGTGCAGTCGGCTGTGGAGGCATGGGCGCGCTTGGCGTGCATGGCGTGGAACGCGTCGTCGGAGGCCAGCCGCTCTGCGAGGGCGACCGCCTCGGACGTGGTGGTGAAGCACAGCTCGGGGTCGATGTGCTCGGCGAGCCAGCCCAGCCGCGGCGAGATCACCGGCAGACCCATGCCCTGGCAGTCGATCACGCTCATCGACCACGGGCAGCCGGGCCGGAACGGGGCGATGCCGAAGCGCGCGCCGGCCAGCAGATCCCGGTAGCGGACGCGGTCACCCCGGTCCGAGACGATCTGGACGTGGGGCAGCGCGGCAAGTTTCGCCCGCATCCGCTCGGGACTGTCGTTCAGCCCGGTCCGGGCCGCGCTGCGCTGCCCGAACAGGTCCATCACCCGAAGCCGCACCGATCCGGAGGACACGAGATCACGCGCCAGGTCCACGAACTGTTCGGTGCCGTAGTGGGCGTACAGCCTGTGGTTGTAGACCCCGATCGGCTCGGCTCCGTCGCCGCTCGTGGTGGTGGCGGGCGCGCGGACCAGGCGTTCGTCGCGTGGCGCCGGAACCACCCGCAGCCTGTCGCCCAGATCCACGGTCATCCGTTCTGCGGCGGCCGAGACCCAGGAGGCGGCTGTGGAGGAGTGCACCATCACCCGGTCACAGGCGGCCAGGCCGGCGGCGAACGCCAGCAGCACCGGCCGCCCGAGCCCGCCGTCATCGAGGGATGGGTCGACCAGGAGCCGCCTGCCGTCGTCGAAGGAGTACGGCAGATAGTGGCAGTACCCGGCCAGTAGCGCGCCGGAGCCCGCTTCCAGCAGGGCCGTACGGATCGCGGGGGCCTCCTCTATCTGGTTGGCCACCACCACGTCCGGCTTCTCGGACCGAATGAGAGACACCAATTCGTCGATGTCCGCCGAGAACCGGGCACGGTATTTCGTCCCGGGCAACTTCGTCCGACGGAAGCCGCACCGGGCGTCCCCGGCCGGTGCCGGCGCAGCGACGGTCACCTCAGCCCCGGCATCCGCGAGGGCCGGGGCGAGGAGATCGGCGAAGATCCAGCCGGAGTCCGATGACAGCCGGTCGGGATTGGAGATGTTCAGCAGGTACAGCACACGCATGATGCGTCGCCTCCGTCATCCGCCCGGGTATCGGTCCGGGCCGCTGAGGGAAGGAAAGCGTCGACGCGGACCGTGACGGGATGATGAACTGGGATCACTCACGGTTCATTCATGCTCACTGAAGATGACACGGGGCGATGGTTCGATGGACACCCAGGGCGCGGAGATCACCGCCGAACAGGCAGCCGAGGACTTCGCGGCCGAGTTGGCGCGGTGGCGGGAGGTACGGGGTCTGTCCAAGCGGGCTTTAGCCCAGGCCATGGGCTTCCACCCGTCATACGTCAGCCACATGGAGTCCGGTCGTCACAAGCCCAGCGCGGAGTTCGCCCGGCTCGCCGACAAGGTCATGAACTCGGGGAAGGCCATCTGGCGGCGCTGGCTCGACTACGAGCAGGCGAAGGCCAGAGAGTCCCGAGCACGGCGCCCACCCGCAGCCCCGCCGGCCCCGCGCAGGCCCGAGCAGCCGTACGCCGCAGGCTCCGCCCTCGTCGTCGAACACGACGCCGCCCATCTCCGCTACGACGGCCGCTCGTACCGGCTCACGATGCGACGACGGCTCCGGAACACCGGAACGGAACCGGTCACCCGCTACCTGATCCGCATCTCGGTCGACCGCTACCCCGGCAACCCTGAACAGTCCAACGCCCACTACCGAGCCCACCCGCTCACCTGGGACGAGCTCGACCTCACCGCCACCTGCCGGGGCGAGCCCATGCGCTGGCAGGCCAAGCACGACCGCGACGCCTTCAAGGAGATCTGGCTGCTGTTCGACAACGAACACGGCCGCTTCCCGCTCTACCCCGGCGAATCCGTCTGGATCGAGTATGCCTACACCGTCGGCGACGACAAATGGGGCAACTGGTTCCAGCGTGCCGTCCGCCTGCCCACCGAACAGCTCGAAGTCCAGCTCGCCTTCCCCGCCGCCCTCGACCCCGTGGTCTGGGGCACCGAGACCTCCATGACCGCCGAAGCCTCCCCGCTCCGCACCCCACCCGTCCGCCGTGACGACGGCGAGCAGCGGGCTTTCACGTGGATCACGACCACACCCGCACTGCACGCTCGGTACCGTTTGGAGTGGCGATTCCGGGCACGACCCGAACACGAGACGAACCAAGGGGAGTTCAGTTGAAGGACGTTCGGCCCAGCCAGCAGATGCGCGACCTCGGCGTCGTCCAGGAGGGCGCCGCCATCCTCACCACACCTGCCCGCCCCTTCAACCTGCCCAGCGAGCGCGACGAGGCCGAGCGCATCGTGGACGAACTGTTCGCCGCCCTGAACCGCATCGGTCAGGTCCACCCCTTCGCCAAGGGCATGGGCATCGCGGCCCCACAGATCGGCATCGGCCGCGCCGCTGCCGTGGTTCAGCCGCCGGGAGATGCACCGGCGATCATCCTGCTCAACCCACGGATCACAGCCGGTGTGGAGGCGAGCGACGAGCAGTACGAGGGCTGCCTGAGCTTCTTCGACGTCCGGGGCCTCGTCCCACGGCCCCTGGAGATCACGGTGGAGACCACGACCCTCGTCGGCGAGACCGTGACCACCATGTACGAACACGGCCTCGCCCGCCTCATCCACCATGAGATCGACCACCTCAACGGCCTGCTCTACACGGCCCGCATGCCGCCCGGGACCGATCCGATTCCTGTCGAGGAGTACCAGCAGACCGGGCGAGCTTGGGCATACGAATAGAAATGAGCGGATCAAACCCCATCCGCCTCTCCTCCAGCGTGTGGGCCAATCTGACATCAGGACTCGCGACTAGCTGGTCCACCAACCCCACAGAATGACCGTCAGTGCCCTCAGCGCGATACCGGCCATCCACCGCACAACAATCACGACCACCCGCCGCCGCAGTCTTGGCGTGCGCCATACGTACCGCGCTTTGCGACAGAGAATACGCATTGTCGATCCCATCGGTTGACTTGACCAACCAAGTGATCGGCCACAGGACACTTGACCTGTTCGGAATGGGGTTCGGCGAGGCACAACTACCCACGGACCACGGGTACGCGGTGGTCAGATAGGTGGGGCGTAGGGTTCGTGGAAGGTTCGGAACGAACGGGGAACGGCATCGTGGACATCCCGGCAGCAGCCTCGCGTCTGGCTGAGGAGCTGAGGGCAAAGCGGCAAGCATCTGGACTCTCGCTCGGTCAGATCACCCAGCAGGCCAGGCGGCAGTCTCCTCCCATCACCCTAACCAAGAGCACTCTCAGCGCATGGTTCAACGCTCAGAGTGTTCCGCGGGCCGGACGGCCCTTCACCTTCGTCACCGACCTCCTAGACAGCCGCTCTGGTTCGGAGCTCAGACCGCGATCCCGTGTCTGGTGGGAGGGCCTACGTCGAGCAGCCGCGCAAAGCAGGACTACGGATCACCGGGGCAGCACGGCAACCGGCACCCGAGCAAAGCGACAGTCCGGGGGTACTTGTCACAGCTCAAGGCCATTGCGCCTGGGGTTGGTGCCCGACTT includes:
- a CDS encoding glycosyltransferase; translated protein: MRVLYLLNISNPDRLSSDSGWIFADLLAPALADAGAEVTVAAPAPAGDARCGFRRTKLPGTKYRARFSADIDELVSLIRSEKPDVVVANQIEEAPAIRTALLEAGSGALLAGYCHYLPYSFDDGRRLLVDPSLDDGGLGRPVLLAFAAGLAACDRVMVHSSTAASWVSAAAERMTVDLGDRLRVVPAPRDERLVRAPATTTSGDGAEPIGVYNHRLYAHYGTEQFVDLARDLVSSGSVRLRVMDLFGQRSAARTGLNDSPERMRAKLAALPHVQIVSDRGDRVRYRDLLAGARFGIAPFRPGCPWSMSVIDCQGMGLPVISPRLGWLAEHIDPELCFTTTSEAVALAERLASDDAFHAMHAKRAHASTADCTPELVAARYLEAIS
- a CDS encoding helix-turn-helix domain-containing protein, with translation MTRGDGSMDTQGAEITAEQAAEDFAAELARWREVRGLSKRALAQAMGFHPSYVSHMESGRHKPSAEFARLADKVMNSGKAIWRRWLDYEQAKARESRARRPPAAPPAPRRPEQPYAAGSALVVEHDAAHLRYDGRSYRLTMRRRLRNTGTEPVTRYLIRISVDRYPGNPEQSNAHYRAHPLTWDELDLTATCRGEPMRWQAKHDRDAFKEIWLLFDNEHGRFPLYPGESVWIEYAYTVGDDKWGNWFQRAVRLPTEQLEVQLAFPAALDPVVWGTETSMTAEASPLRTPPVRRDDGEQRAFTWITTTPALHARYRLEWRFRARPEHETNQGEFS
- a CDS encoding peptide deformylase, whose amino-acid sequence is MKDVRPSQQMRDLGVVQEGAAILTTPARPFNLPSERDEAERIVDELFAALNRIGQVHPFAKGMGIAAPQIGIGRAAAVVQPPGDAPAIILLNPRITAGVEASDEQYEGCLSFFDVRGLVPRPLEITVETTTLVGETVTTMYEHGLARLIHHEIDHLNGLLYTARMPPGTDPIPVEEYQQTGRAWAYE